One region of Streptomyces davaonensis JCM 4913 genomic DNA includes:
- a CDS encoding NACHT domain-containing protein translates to MAIAIGWRTLPRVAAGEADPVGAAIGLVGLAAGIWSGWLTVRSLRWQETNLTEVAGRLAVEVLAAEREARRQLLGDHDKTIDLEFALLPAPAHDAAGARPQGHLDDVVGYYQDLRPGRMVITGEPGAGKTVLALELMLGLLTKRKPDDPVPVRLSLASWGDELPLADWIARHLTEAYRLPAVTASALVKARRVLPVLDGLDEMDADSEPGYDSRAGHALRRLNSYQQGLDKAELVLTCRRRTYQALEALRVWTQDAARVEIHRVDGAMAREFFSRRVDDLTRWREVLESFGRNPQGPLATGLSTPWRLTLAVTVYEQRDPRTGRYLRDPRALLSSALDTADAVGAHLLASFIPAVTALHPGPRGVSYSPQQVRAWLTVLGSYLHRNGATARTVGGRALSGTDIVLHELWPLAGTRLPRAATVALVAMTWVTGSAILLAQVPTGFSQGQLLAAGLVVLAAMWMMLMAWGILWPQPSRADLRRLRSSAGRRSFAKWFMVGPLGVLAFGFTFGLTGRGLGILVFGLVVGILGGLTGALEASGTLGVVSPKDIVRDDFALGLAVGLTGVLVFEVAAGLTGQPAEVLAFGLAIALTFELVGALRGVIVFGLSGGLSAGLSGGLSAGLGGLRYVAFLLCTRRWSGRWLPWRLGRFLHWCYGAGLIRVAGIAYQFRHRELQDYLATTGT, encoded by the coding sequence GTGGCTATCGCGATCGGATGGCGGACCCTGCCCAGGGTCGCGGCAGGTGAAGCCGATCCGGTGGGCGCGGCGATCGGCCTCGTGGGGCTGGCGGCCGGTATCTGGTCGGGATGGCTTACTGTGCGGTCCCTGCGCTGGCAGGAAACCAACCTCACGGAAGTGGCGGGGAGGTTGGCTGTGGAGGTGCTGGCCGCTGAGCGGGAAGCACGGCGGCAGTTGCTGGGCGACCATGACAAGACCATCGATTTGGAGTTCGCTCTTCTTCCCGCGCCGGCCCATGACGCGGCAGGTGCTCGCCCGCAGGGGCACCTGGACGATGTGGTGGGCTACTACCAGGACCTACGGCCTGGGCGGATGGTGATCACGGGGGAACCAGGGGCGGGCAAGACCGTTTTGGCCCTCGAGTTGATGCTGGGCTTGTTGACGAAGCGTAAGCCTGATGACCCCGTACCAGTGAGGCTCTCTCTTGCGTCCTGGGGCGATGAGTTGCCGCTGGCCGACTGGATCGCCCGCCACCTCACCGAGGCCTACCGCCTTCCCGCCGTCACGGCCAGTGCTCTGGTCAAGGCTCGACGTGTGCTGCCGGTGCTGGACGGTCTTGACGAGATGGACGCTGATTCCGAGCCGGGGTATGACTCCCGGGCCGGGCATGCCCTTCGCAGACTGAACTCCTATCAGCAGGGTTTGGACAAGGCGGAGCTGGTTCTGACCTGTCGCCGTCGGACGTACCAGGCGCTGGAAGCTTTGCGGGTGTGGACCCAGGACGCCGCGCGGGTTGAGATCCACAGGGTTGACGGAGCCATGGCACGGGAGTTCTTTTCTCGACGGGTCGATGATCTGACCCGCTGGCGGGAGGTGCTGGAGTCGTTTGGGCGGAATCCGCAGGGTCCGTTGGCCACAGGCTTGTCCACCCCGTGGCGGTTAACCCTGGCGGTAACGGTTTACGAGCAGCGTGACCCGCGCACCGGTCGCTATCTGCGTGATCCCCGAGCCCTGCTCAGCTCAGCGTTGGACACCGCTGACGCGGTAGGTGCGCATCTGCTCGCATCTTTCATTCCTGCTGTGACAGCTCTTCATCCGGGACCGAGGGGCGTTTCGTACAGTCCCCAGCAGGTCCGCGCCTGGCTTACCGTGCTGGGCTCCTACCTCCACCGCAATGGTGCGACGGCCAGAACGGTTGGCGGCCGGGCGCTGTCCGGAACCGACATCGTGCTGCATGAGTTGTGGCCACTGGCAGGTACTCGCCTGCCCCGGGCCGCCACAGTTGCACTGGTCGCCATGACATGGGTAACCGGTTCTGCCATCCTGCTCGCTCAGGTGCCTACAGGCTTCAGCCAGGGGCAGCTCTTAGCCGCAGGACTGGTCGTCCTGGCTGCGATGTGGATGATGCTTATGGCATGGGGCATCCTCTGGCCGCAGCCCAGCCGGGCCGATCTGCGACGGCTTCGGTCGTCCGCTGGTCGGCGCAGCTTTGCAAAGTGGTTCATGGTCGGACCGCTGGGCGTACTCGCGTTCGGATTCACATTCGGCCTCACTGGTCGGGGGCTGGGCATCCTCGTGTTCGGACTCGTGGTCGGCATCCTGGGCGGCCTCACAGGCGCTCTCGAAGCGTCCGGGACGTTGGGAGTCGTTAGCCCCAAAGACATCGTGCGAGATGATTTCGCGCTCGGACTCGCCGTCGGGTTGACGGGCGTGCTCGTGTTCGAAGTCGCGGCCGGCCTCACGGGCCAGCCGGCGGAAGTGCTCGCATTCGGACTCGCGATCGCCTTGACATTTGAGCTTGTGGGCGCGCTCAGGGGTGTGATCGTGTTCGGGCTCTCAGGTGGGCTCTCAGCGGGGCTTTCGGGCGGACTCTCTGCGGGGCTCGGGGGCCTGCGGTATGTCGCGTTCTTGCTGTGCACCCGCCGATGGAGCGGCCGGTGGCTTCCGTGGAGACTGGGTCGATTCCTCCACTGGTGCTACGGCGCAGGCCTGATTCGAGTAGCCGGGATCGCCTACCAGTTCCGGCACCGCGAACTCCAGGACTACCTCGCCACCACTGGCACGTGA
- a CDS encoding NACHT domain-containing protein: MGNVQAGNLNTELAGVLSFGFSGIGLIVGATSLIISWHTYRADRAEHAASITPASIANELVSVLRTQWEAEARVRRLNDPYPLPVSWRPAEAGLVEDWELLCRQAVRAGSQPAMARTPAALAGTNAEITEVFTQRAPGQRLLVLGEPGAGKTMLLLTLLLGLLDQRQPGGPVPVIFPLASFNPTRQDLQAWIRERLEADYPGLRAPAPVPHSRASLAAVLLRERLVLPLLDGFDELPENLRPQALHAVNEALPPGHAFVLAGRSNEYRAALHPTIGVPVRLTGTAAIHLVPVTASVAAAYLERDAGGSGTASAERWRSVIAQLCIPDSTLAQVLATPLMLFLARTIYNPRPGETTVALPDPADLCDRQRVPSPSGLRAHLLDAFLPAAYRPHPRHPCPWDADRAQRAFTSLAAHLTDNLGGTTDIAWWQLRHATARWQHLLVTSVVTAGVALASPLLLLGVIAAGVVSKPSDFTLWSAWAIVTTGILEWLPLVPQALGIYECQTSCGLSDVEAALVVMSILAVLVNLAASFGVHRFPARRISWALSPRWLFLSLTLGTLAGGFAGVVDSDLAGTGWGATTMAAVLIFGTVRSAPADFSARPHPARLLTDDRRTALAVALLVCLSAFVIAPSIFVGATYLDGSSFDQPFYTLLVFGFLGGTIGLPVGVALALHHTAWGPYTVTRCHRARRWSLPFDTVAFLQDAHEHRGVLRQVGAVYQFRHLELQQRLAHHARTEGGLPASSG, from the coding sequence GTGGGCAACGTCCAGGCAGGCAACCTGAACACTGAACTGGCTGGGGTGCTCAGCTTCGGGTTCAGCGGCATCGGGCTGATAGTCGGCGCGACTTCTCTGATCATTTCGTGGCATACCTACCGAGCGGACCGTGCCGAGCACGCCGCCTCAATCACCCCAGCCTCAATCGCCAACGAGTTGGTGTCTGTCCTACGCACTCAGTGGGAAGCTGAAGCTCGGGTTCGGCGCCTCAACGACCCCTACCCCCTGCCAGTGTCCTGGCGACCTGCCGAAGCGGGCCTGGTTGAGGATTGGGAGCTGCTGTGTCGGCAGGCCGTCCGCGCCGGCTCCCAGCCCGCTATGGCTCGCACGCCAGCCGCTCTGGCTGGGACGAACGCGGAGATCACGGAAGTGTTCACCCAGCGTGCTCCCGGGCAGCGTCTGCTAGTGCTCGGTGAGCCGGGTGCGGGCAAAACCATGCTGCTGCTTACCCTGCTGCTAGGGCTGCTCGACCAGCGGCAGCCCGGTGGCCCCGTGCCAGTGATCTTTCCCCTCGCGTCCTTCAACCCCACTCGCCAGGATCTGCAGGCATGGATACGCGAACGCCTTGAAGCGGACTATCCGGGCCTGCGCGCACCCGCTCCGGTACCGCACAGCAGGGCCAGCCTGGCCGCCGTGCTACTGCGCGAGCGACTCGTACTACCGCTGCTCGACGGCTTCGACGAGCTACCTGAAAACCTCCGCCCCCAGGCCCTGCATGCGGTCAACGAAGCCCTACCACCAGGGCACGCCTTCGTCCTTGCGGGCCGCAGCAACGAATACCGTGCCGCGCTGCACCCCACAATCGGCGTACCTGTACGTCTCACTGGCACCGCCGCCATTCACCTTGTCCCCGTTACCGCCTCTGTCGCAGCCGCTTATCTCGAGCGCGACGCTGGCGGTAGTGGGACCGCGTCGGCGGAGCGTTGGCGTTCCGTCATTGCCCAGCTGTGCATCCCTGACAGCACTCTCGCCCAGGTGTTGGCTACGCCTCTCATGCTGTTCCTGGCCCGCACCATCTACAACCCACGCCCCGGTGAAACCACCGTTGCACTACCCGACCCCGCTGACCTCTGCGACCGGCAACGCGTTCCCAGCCCGTCCGGGCTACGTGCCCACCTCCTGGACGCCTTCCTGCCCGCCGCCTACCGCCCTCACCCTCGGCACCCCTGCCCCTGGGATGCCGATCGTGCGCAAAGAGCCTTCACCAGTCTTGCAGCGCACCTTACGGACAACCTCGGCGGGACCACCGATATCGCCTGGTGGCAGCTACGCCACGCCACTGCGCGCTGGCAGCATCTTCTGGTCACCAGTGTCGTGACCGCTGGCGTCGCGCTCGCGTCGCCCTTGCTCCTCCTCGGGGTCATCGCCGCAGGTGTCGTCAGCAAACCCAGCGACTTCACTCTCTGGTCGGCTTGGGCGATAGTCACCACGGGCATCCTGGAGTGGCTGCCCCTGGTCCCGCAAGCCTTGGGAATCTACGAGTGTCAGACCTCCTGTGGTTTAAGTGATGTAGAGGCCGCACTTGTCGTGATGTCCATCCTCGCGGTCCTCGTCAACCTCGCGGCGAGCTTCGGAGTGCACCGTTTCCCGGCCCGCCGCATCTCTTGGGCGCTCTCGCCCAGGTGGCTGTTTTTGAGCCTGACGCTTGGCACACTGGCCGGCGGGTTCGCTGGCGTTGTCGACAGTGACTTGGCGGGTACCGGTTGGGGGGCCACCACTATGGCAGCCGTGCTGATCTTCGGGACGGTCAGGAGTGCACCAGCGGACTTCTCCGCCCGCCCCCACCCTGCCCGCCTCCTGACCGACGACCGTCGAACTGCCCTCGCTGTCGCTCTGCTCGTCTGTCTCAGTGCCTTCGTGATCGCTCCGAGCATCTTCGTCGGGGCGACGTACCTTGATGGCAGCTCTTTCGATCAGCCCTTCTACACCCTCTTGGTCTTTGGTTTCTTAGGTGGCACGATCGGCCTGCCAGTTGGAGTCGCGCTCGCCTTGCACCACACCGCCTGGGGGCCCTACACCGTGACCCGGTGCCACCGCGCCCGACGATGGAGCTTGCCTTTCGACACAGTCGCGTTTCTCCAGGACGCACACGAGCACCGCGGGGTGCTCCGGCAGGTTGGCGCCGTCTACCAATTCCGGCATCTGGAACTCCAGCAGCGGCTCGCCCACCATGCCCGCACTGAAGGTGGGCTCCCTGCTTCCTCTGGCTGA
- a CDS encoding DUF4158 domain-containing protein, with the protein MPVEYLSAEQKARYRRFATEPSPGELEQFFRLDTKALGLTRAKRRPASRLGWVVQALSGGGRGREDGHGRRQRGDGGDQISHAPINAPAPSR; encoded by the coding sequence ATGCCTGTTGAGTACCTGTCTGCTGAGCAAAAGGCCCGCTATAGGCGGTTCGCCACGGAGCCGTCGCCCGGGGAGCTGGAACAGTTCTTCCGCCTGGACACCAAGGCTCTGGGTCTGACGCGGGCGAAGCGCCGTCCGGCGTCGAGGTTGGGATGGGTGGTGCAGGCCCTGTCCGGCGGTGGTCGGGGCCGCGAGGACGGCCACGGCCGCCGTCAGCGCGGTGACGGCGGGGATCAGATTTCGCATGCCCCGATCAACGCCCCCGCACCATCGCGGTGA
- a CDS encoding site-specific integrase has translation MASGVLPAVDKYICSFQRWLPGHLADIADPEDVKTIKLFATWHVLPHLRGRADRSPITPSIRRFAAEQIKHATTFLQWLGTRDSTLSSCGQLDIDAWFADNTEHSRTCLRPFLNWARKSRRCPQALSIPTMKISRRPALSEDERLAALGRLLTDADTPMRLRVAGLILLLYAQPLTRIVQLTVDDVLHDGETTLLRLGEPASPVPEPAAALLLAYLADRDNMNTATNQASRWLFPGRRAGRPARPDHMSSRLREIGIPVAAARGAAIRQQLLELPAPVVADALGYHDKTTSRLLRESGGTWSRYAAGDHSRSPAGWAPKGIRDS, from the coding sequence ATGGCCAGCGGCGTCCTGCCCGCCGTCGACAAGTACATCTGCTCCTTCCAGCGATGGCTGCCCGGCCACCTGGCCGACATCGCCGATCCCGAAGACGTCAAGACGATCAAGCTCTTCGCGACCTGGCACGTCCTTCCCCACCTACGGGGACGAGCCGACCGGAGCCCCATCACACCGAGCATCCGCCGCTTCGCAGCCGAGCAGATCAAGCACGCGACCACCTTCCTGCAGTGGCTCGGTACCCGGGACAGCACCCTCTCGTCCTGCGGCCAACTCGACATCGACGCCTGGTTCGCGGACAACACCGAACACAGCCGCACCTGCCTGAGGCCCTTCCTCAACTGGGCCAGGAAGAGCCGCCGATGTCCACAGGCCCTGTCCATCCCCACCATGAAGATCTCCAGACGACCCGCGCTGAGCGAGGACGAGCGCCTGGCCGCACTCGGCCGACTGCTGACCGACGCAGACACACCGATGCGCCTCCGTGTCGCCGGCCTCATCCTTCTCCTCTACGCGCAGCCCCTGACCCGGATCGTCCAGCTCACGGTCGACGACGTGCTCCACGACGGAGAGACCACGCTCCTGCGGCTCGGGGAGCCCGCCTCTCCCGTCCCCGAACCAGCGGCAGCCCTGCTACTGGCCTACCTCGCAGACCGCGACAACATGAACACCGCCACCAACCAGGCATCCCGCTGGCTCTTCCCCGGCCGCCGGGCCGGACGGCCGGCCCGTCCCGACCACATGTCCTCACGACTGCGGGAGATCGGCATCCCGGTCGCCGCCGCCCGCGGCGCCGCCATCCGACAACAACTCCTCGAACTACCCGCCCCCGTCGTCGCGGACGCCCTCGGCTACCACGACAAGACCACCAGCCGCCTCCTCAGAGAAAGCGGCGGGACCTGGAGCCGATACGCCGCTGGTGATCACAGCCGGTCACCAGCGGGCTGGGCTCCCAAGGGAATCCGCGATAGTTGA
- a CDS encoding DNA-directed RNA polymerase subunit alpha: MLIAQRPSLTEEVVDEFRSRFVIEPLEPGFGYTLGNSLRRTLLSSIPGAAVTSIRIDGVLHEFTTVPGVKEDVTDLILNTKQLVVSSEHDEPVVMYLRKQGPGLVTAADIAPPAGVEVHNPDLVLATLNGKGKLEMELTVERGRGYVSAVQNKQIGQEIGRIPVDSIYSPVLKVTYKVEATRVEQRTDFDKLIVDIETKQAMRPRDAMASAGKTLVELFGLARELNIDAEGIDMGPSPVDAALAADLALPIEELELTVRSYNCLKREGVHSVGELLARSEADLLDIRNFGAKSIDEVKAKLAGMGLGLKDSPPGFDPTAAALGADDNGDAGFVETEQY; the protein is encoded by the coding sequence GTGCTGATCGCTCAGCGTCCCTCCCTGACCGAAGAGGTCGTCGACGAGTTCCGCTCCCGGTTCGTGATCGAGCCGCTGGAGCCCGGCTTCGGCTACACCCTCGGCAATTCCCTGCGCCGGACCCTCCTCTCCTCGATCCCCGGCGCGGCAGTCACCAGCATCCGGATCGACGGTGTCCTGCACGAGTTCACCACCGTGCCGGGCGTCAAGGAGGACGTCACCGACCTGATCCTCAACACCAAGCAGCTCGTCGTGAGCAGCGAGCACGACGAGCCGGTCGTGATGTACCTGCGCAAGCAGGGTCCGGGTCTGGTCACCGCCGCCGACATCGCGCCCCCGGCCGGTGTCGAGGTGCACAACCCCGACCTCGTCCTCGCCACGCTCAACGGCAAGGGCAAGCTGGAGATGGAGCTGACCGTCGAGCGCGGCCGCGGTTACGTCTCCGCCGTGCAGAACAAGCAGATCGGCCAGGAGATCGGCCGGATCCCGGTCGACTCCATCTACTCGCCGGTTCTCAAGGTCACCTACAAGGTCGAGGCGACCCGTGTCGAACAGCGCACCGACTTCGACAAGCTGATCGTCGACATCGAGACCAAGCAGGCGATGCGTCCGCGTGACGCCATGGCCTCCGCCGGTAAGACGCTGGTCGAGCTGTTCGGTCTCGCCCGTGAGCTGAACATCGACGCCGAGGGCATCGACATGGGCCCGTCCCCGGTGGACGCCGCCCTCGCCGCTGATCTCGCGCTGCCGATCGAGGAGCTCGAGCTCACCGTCCGTTCGTACAACTGCCTCAAGCGCGAGGGCGTCCACTCGGTGGGCGAGCTCCTGGCGCGCTCCGAGGCCGACCTCCTCGACATTCGCAACTTCGGCGCGAAGTCCATCGACGAGGTCAAGGCGAAGCTCGCCGGCATGGGCCTGGGCCTCAAGGACAGCCCGCCCGGATTCGACCCGACCGCCGCTGCCCTCGGCGCGGACGACAACGGGGACGCGGGTTTCGTGGAGACCGAGCAGTACTGA
- a CDS encoding GNAT family N-acetyltransferase: MRSRTSPISQPITIRRAAARDAKRLTRLVRGSGAYEGKYAAAVAGYRVGPDYIEAHRAFVAVDADEHGGRVIGFYSLVLAPPELDLLFVADEAQGRGVGRLLVAHMQSEARAAGLERVKVVSHLPAEDFYHRVGAVRTGTALANPPAVPWDRPKFEFRIPSE, encoded by the coding sequence ATGAGATCACGCACTTCCCCGATCAGCCAGCCGATCACGATACGGAGGGCAGCCGCGCGGGATGCCAAACGGCTCACGCGGCTCGTGCGTGGCTCAGGCGCCTACGAGGGTAAGTACGCAGCCGCAGTGGCGGGCTACCGGGTCGGTCCTGATTACATCGAAGCCCACCGCGCCTTCGTAGCCGTCGACGCCGACGAGCATGGAGGCCGGGTCATCGGGTTCTACTCGCTCGTCCTCGCTCCACCGGAGCTCGACCTGCTGTTCGTCGCCGACGAAGCGCAAGGACGTGGTGTTGGACGGCTGCTCGTCGCGCACATGCAGTCCGAGGCTCGTGCCGCCGGGCTCGAACGTGTCAAGGTCGTGTCGCATCTTCCCGCCGAGGACTTCTACCACCGCGTCGGTGCAGTGCGGACCGGGACCGCGCTCGCGAACCCGCCCGCCGTGCCGTGGGACCGTCCCAAATTCGAGTTTCGCATTCCTTCGGAATGA
- a CDS encoding bacterial transcriptional activator domain-containing protein, whose protein sequence is MGLFLGSQCPATAAPSPATTDTSPPLTLDRNDPALALALADGATLAAPKILELDVTRLGIQQLIENRQPDRRKDETAAPAPSASASAGQKPGREPGKAPSAPASPSPTASASLLPPAPSHKARPTATSSPAAAPAVGVPLLRTVLGAGALLAALLTALLALRLHRRRSRKTRTHLQASPLVQATDETGTVRADMARLDTALRTLAHHHSAQHPGQAPPGIRAALLTTGHVQILPQDKRLAPLPPFTQGPERWWALPKEVILLDEDDARAVPAPYPGLVTLGTTTDGGLLLLNLAARPALLLEGSPDHVTQVCASLTLEAALSPWAADTEVWVIGFADDLPHALPGHPLTHLPHASPALRHLTERFLEIHQQPPDACRRPLLVCAPTLGSDSAQQLAHLIATSGQAAVTLIAPARTAAAYFPTADILDATLSGRQHLHSADTDITLQRLTHADYRQIIHTLTDNPAQPDPPANGPHTNKQAQPQPTPRPAPPAHPTGDGPTQSEPPADEGTVFPALLAATGQPPAGMQPQHDHSSAVRAHGHHPPPPQLKVLGPVDMDRVPTTGHGPRQAQLAALLYFRPGRHAASLCTDMDPTSPWTKRTLNARLQELRRALGQDPDGHPYIPRRHHADDPYHLSPHITCDWTHFRTLTDHALTQGPTALTDLETALALVRGRPFGTHPLPWQEPHQQEMTTRIITVAHTIATHRTPPGPHHHLTKARQAITTALDTDHTAEILYHDWMRIEAAAHNRQGLHTALTRLQHTNHTLNCPLEKETQDLINHLLHPTHPDPTPHHPPHHQ, encoded by the coding sequence GTGGGCCTGTTCCTGGGATCCCAGTGCCCGGCCACGGCCGCACCCAGCCCCGCCACCACCGACACCTCCCCGCCCCTCACCCTCGACCGCAACGACCCCGCCCTCGCCCTCGCCCTCGCCGACGGCGCCACCCTCGCCGCCCCCAAGATCCTCGAACTCGACGTCACCCGCCTGGGCATCCAGCAGCTCATCGAAAACCGGCAGCCCGACCGGCGCAAGGACGAGACTGCTGCGCCCGCGCCGTCCGCGAGCGCGTCGGCCGGACAGAAGCCCGGCCGTGAACCGGGCAAGGCCCCCTCCGCGCCGGCCTCCCCATCGCCGACGGCCAGCGCATCCCTGCTTCCCCCGGCTCCCTCACACAAGGCGCGCCCGACCGCCACGTCCTCGCCTGCTGCTGCCCCGGCGGTCGGTGTCCCCCTCCTGCGCACGGTCCTGGGCGCCGGTGCCCTGCTGGCAGCCCTGCTCACCGCACTCCTCGCGCTCCGCCTTCACCGACGTCGCTCACGCAAGACCCGAACGCACCTCCAGGCCTCACCGCTGGTGCAGGCCACCGACGAAACCGGAACAGTCCGCGCGGACATGGCCCGTCTGGACACGGCGCTGCGCACCCTGGCCCACCACCACAGCGCTCAGCACCCCGGCCAGGCACCTCCCGGCATACGGGCGGCACTCCTCACCACCGGCCACGTGCAGATACTCCCCCAGGACAAGAGGCTGGCCCCTCTGCCGCCCTTCACGCAGGGACCAGAACGCTGGTGGGCGCTGCCCAAGGAGGTGATCCTCCTCGACGAGGACGATGCCCGTGCCGTCCCCGCCCCCTACCCCGGCCTGGTCACCCTCGGCACGACCACGGACGGCGGTCTGCTCCTGCTCAACCTGGCGGCCCGCCCTGCCCTCCTGCTGGAGGGGAGCCCCGACCACGTCACCCAGGTGTGCGCCTCCCTCACCCTGGAAGCGGCGCTCAGTCCCTGGGCCGCCGACACAGAGGTCTGGGTCATCGGCTTCGCAGACGACCTCCCCCACGCCCTACCAGGCCACCCCCTCACCCACCTGCCCCACGCCTCACCAGCACTGCGTCATCTCACCGAACGATTTCTCGAGATCCACCAACAACCCCCCGATGCCTGCCGGCGTCCCCTGCTGGTATGCGCGCCCACGCTCGGCTCCGACTCCGCGCAACAGCTCGCCCACCTCATCGCCACGAGCGGCCAAGCGGCCGTGACACTGATCGCACCGGCCCGCACCGCCGCCGCGTACTTCCCCACCGCCGACATTCTGGACGCCACCCTCAGCGGGCGACAGCACCTGCACTCCGCAGACACCGACATCACACTGCAACGCCTCACCCACGCGGACTACCGGCAGATCATCCACACCCTCACCGACAACCCCGCCCAACCCGACCCGCCAGCCAACGGCCCGCACACCAACAAGCAGGCCCAGCCCCAGCCCACACCCCGCCCAGCGCCCCCTGCGCACCCCACCGGCGACGGCCCCACACAGTCCGAACCCCCAGCCGACGAGGGCACCGTCTTCCCGGCCCTACTGGCCGCCACCGGCCAGCCACCCGCCGGCATGCAACCACAACACGACCACAGCAGCGCGGTGCGCGCACACGGACACCACCCGCCGCCGCCACAGCTCAAAGTCCTCGGCCCCGTCGACATGGACCGCGTGCCCACCACCGGCCACGGCCCCCGCCAGGCCCAGCTCGCCGCCCTGCTCTACTTCCGCCCCGGCCGCCACGCCGCATCACTGTGCACCGACATGGACCCCACCAGCCCCTGGACCAAACGCACCCTCAACGCCCGCCTCCAAGAACTGCGCCGCGCCCTCGGCCAAGACCCGGACGGCCACCCCTACATCCCCCGCCGCCACCACGCCGACGACCCCTACCACCTCTCCCCCCACATCACCTGCGACTGGACCCACTTCCGCACCCTCACCGACCACGCCCTCACCCAAGGCCCCACCGCACTGACCGACCTCGAAACCGCCCTCGCCCTCGTCCGCGGCCGCCCCTTCGGCACCCACCCCCTGCCCTGGCAAGAACCCCACCAACAGGAAATGACCACCCGGATCATCACCGTCGCCCACACCATCGCCACCCACCGCACACCCCCCGGCCCCCACCACCACCTCACCAAAGCCCGCCAAGCCATCACCACCGCACTCGACACCGACCACACCGCCGAAATCCTCTACCACGACTGGATGCGCATCGAAGCCGCCGCCCACAACCGCCAAGGCCTCCACACCGCCCTCACCCGCCTCCAGCACACCAACCACACCCTCAACTGCCCCCTCGAGAAAGAAACCCAAGACCTCATCAACCACCTCCTCCACCCCACCCACCCAGACCCCACACCCCACCACCCGCCACACCACCAATAA
- a CDS encoding GNAT family N-acetyltransferase, producing MTTPSTRTNVVIRTYGPGKVPPMLDVLADIWADAHPELVDNPSAEALGLSVPALRRQVEGHLKRPGFALVVAYTGGTPMGFGYAFPCSADYWFGPDLVDQVPEGARTERLMGLCELAVRPPWQSQGIGTRLHTALLQAVNPKWSSLLALPSNQRGQDLYARLGYEYAGEYRNTDDGPAFDLLLLRVEETA from the coding sequence GTGACCACCCCGAGCACGCGTACCAACGTGGTGATCCGCACCTACGGGCCCGGCAAGGTGCCGCCGATGCTCGACGTGCTCGCCGACATCTGGGCCGACGCTCACCCCGAGCTGGTCGACAACCCGAGCGCGGAGGCCCTGGGGCTGTCCGTGCCTGCACTTCGCCGCCAGGTTGAGGGGCATCTCAAGCGCCCCGGCTTCGCCCTGGTCGTTGCCTACACGGGCGGCACGCCCATGGGCTTCGGCTACGCCTTCCCCTGCTCCGCCGACTACTGGTTCGGCCCCGACCTGGTCGACCAGGTTCCCGAAGGTGCCCGTACGGAGCGGCTGATGGGGTTGTGCGAGTTGGCCGTGCGTCCGCCGTGGCAGTCCCAGGGCATCGGCACGCGGCTGCACACCGCGCTGCTCCAGGCCGTCAACCCGAAGTGGTCGTCTCTGCTCGCGCTCCCGTCGAACCAGCGCGGCCAGGACCTGTACGCGCGGCTCGGCTACGAGTACGCGGGCGAGTACCGGAACACAGATGACGGCCCGGCATTCGATCTGCTGCTGCTCCGCGTCGAGGAAACGGCCTGA